The Fibrobacter sp. region GGGTTTTCTTTTTTCTAAATTTGCGGATGTGAACCGTTTTGAACTGCTAAAGACATCCAAGAAATCCAAGGCCCGCCTGGGCGTGGTCCATACCGACCACGGCGACGTAACCACGCCGATTTTTATGCCGGTGGGTACCGAAGCCACCGTCAAGGCGGTAACCCCCGCCCAGCTGAAGGACATCAAGGCAGAAATCATCCTCGCCAACACCTACCACCTGTACCTGCGCCCCACCACGCCCCGCATCGCAAAGGCAGGGGGCATCCACAAGTTCATGGCCTGGGACGGCCCGGTACTTACCGACAGCGGCGGATTCCAGGTATGGAGCCTGAAGGATTTGCGCAAGATTACTCCCGAAGGTGTGGAATTCCGGAGCATTCTGGACGGCTCGAAACACTTCTTTAGCCCCGCAAGCGTCATGAACGCCCAGCGAGAAATCGGCGCCGACATCATCATGGCCCTGGACGAGTGCACCCCCTTCCCCAGCACCGCCAAAGAGGCGGAACACAGCCTGAATTACACCCTCAAGTGGACAGCGGAAGCCATGCAATGGCTGGGGGAACATCCGCCCATCCACGGTTACGACCAGCAGTTCTTCGGAATTATCCAGGGCGGTATGCACAAGAATCTGAGGCAACAGGCCATCGAACGCATCGCGGAACTCGGGCCCGACGGATTTGCCATGGGAGGCCTCTCCGTAGGCGAGCCCACCGAGACCATGTACGAAATAGCGGATTTCTGTACCGACATCCTGCCCCAAGACCATGCCCGCTACGTGATGGGCGTGGGCACGCCCTGGAACCTGCTGGAACTCATCGAGCGGGGTGTGGACATGTGCGACTGCGTGATGCCTACCCGCAATGCCCGCAACGGCATGCTGTTTACCAGCGAAGGCGTGTTGCGCTACAAGGCCGCCCGCCATGCCGAAGAATTCGACAAGCCCGTGGACCCCAATTGCGACTGCTACTGCTGCCGGAACTTCAGCCGGGCGTACCTGCGCCACCTGCACCACGCCGGGGAATCCCTGGGGTTTACGCTGGCCAGCATCCACAACCTGCATTTTTACCTGCACCTGATGCGGGAGGCCAAACGGCACATCGCCGACGACACCTTTGAGGAGTGGAAAAAGGAACAGTGCGAAATTCTGCAGCGGGACTTGCAGTAACCACCAGCCAGGCCCAGTCTTGCTCAACTCCATCTACATCGAGATTACCGACGCCTGCAACCTGAACTGCAGTTTTTGCCCCTGCGGAAAATCGGCTCATTCGTCGTGTGACAAAA contains the following coding sequences:
- the tgt gene encoding tRNA guanosine(34) transglycosylase Tgt, which translates into the protein MNRFELLKTSKKSKARLGVVHTDHGDVTTPIFMPVGTEATVKAVTPAQLKDIKAEIILANTYHLYLRPTTPRIAKAGGIHKFMAWDGPVLTDSGGFQVWSLKDLRKITPEGVEFRSILDGSKHFFSPASVMNAQREIGADIIMALDECTPFPSTAKEAEHSLNYTLKWTAEAMQWLGEHPPIHGYDQQFFGIIQGGMHKNLRQQAIERIAELGPDGFAMGGLSVGEPTETMYEIADFCTDILPQDHARYVMGVGTPWNLLELIERGVDMCDCVMPTRNARNGMLFTSEGVLRYKAARHAEEFDKPVDPNCDCYCCRNFSRAYLRHLHHAGESLGFTLASIHNLHFYLHLMREAKRHIADDTFEEWKKEQCEILQRDLQ